Genomic window (Grus americana isolate bGruAme1 chromosome 25, bGruAme1.mat, whole genome shotgun sequence):
CTGAAAAAGGCACACCCACCGTAGGACCGCGTGTAGTGTGGAGACCCAACAGGTGTACACagacatacaaaaataaataatttttttaaaaattgaatgcCTACAAACTGGTTCTAGTTTCCTCCTTGTCCTCTAATAAGAGGTAAAGAAAGGAGACCCTCATAGCTGAGCAACTCTCCTGAAGGGAAACTTGAGCACCGAGAAGGGGAAGCAGCAGTAAAACCTCTGGTGTTGCTGCTATCAAGTGCATTGGCACTGGCAAGTGTCACACAATTTTTCAGGATGCTTCTCCCCTCCTAAAGAAATCTTCTACCAGCTTGTCAAATTTCTGTGAGGAATTCTGCTTTAGCACATTTAAGGGAGTGAGTAAATACTGCTCTGCAAATCCAGTTGGAAAGTGCTCATCAGGAACAGGTGCCTGGCTAACAGCActagctgctcctgctgctcctggctgttCTCCACtcagctcttccttccctttctccttgcCCGTGTGACAAGTACAACCTTCTTTCGAGCAGAAAGCTGACTCGCAGTAGTTCTGCTGAGGAACCTTAGTACCTGCGAACTCTTCAGTTTTCTCAGTGTGTTCCTCTGGGGACTCGTAAACAACCCCTCGGGGCCCAGAACACCAGGCAGCTCTTTGCAAGAGAGACATGGGTTCCTGccccttccttttgctttgctgctgtacGGGCTCTTGCACAGGCTTTGGGATTTTGAGGTCAGGAAGTGTCTGGGGGGCAGAACTTAGGTATTTCTGAAAGTAAGCCTGGCACATGCCACCCTTCACGATTGGAATGACCGAGCAAGGCTTCAGCCACTTCACAAACTCGCACAGCTCTGAAAAAGATGAGTGATCCGAGTATGGAATGGGGTGGATGTTGGGGTGGGTGACCTTCACAGGCCGGCCAGTAGGGAGGATGGCAATGGTGGGGTGCAGCGTGTTCCAGCTGACAAGGGTATCCCAGCGGATCTCGGTGACATCCACAGCACGGATCCAGCCAGCCCCCTCCTCGGTGGTGAACACATCAGGTAGCTCCAGCAGCCGCATCTGCTCCAGGCGCCAGGGGCTCACCACAACCCAGGTGCTGAACTCCACGGCCAGGTCCACCAGCAGCGtctccttccccaggctgtACACACCTGCGGGGAGAGCCATGAGCAGCGGCACCAGGGACAGGAGGGCATGAGCCCCTGCCGAGGGGTCACACCGACGGGAGGGGAAGGCGAGGGCACTGTGGCGTGAGGCAGCACTTACCGATGACGACTTGGTGTCGCGGGTGCGTGCGGATGACGTGGGCGGCCTGGCGCGTGGCACCCTGCCGCGAGGGCAGCGGCCGGTGCGGGTGGCAGTGGGTGTTGTCCAGGTAGAGGCGGTCGATGTGGCGGCCCCTCAGCGCCGGCTCACCCTGCATCGAGCTCGTGTAGCGGAAGTCCCCTGCAAGGACAGGGTCGTCAGGGCAGAGCGGGGGCCACggcagggcccggggggggccTGCCCCGTACCTGTGTAGAGGATGGTGCCGAAGGCGCCCTCGAAGAGGAACATGACGGAGCCGGGGCAGTGGTTGGAGTCGAGCAGCGTCACCGTCACCTCCTCGCCCAGCACGTGGCTCTGCCCCACCTCCAGCGGCCGGATCCAGCACGTCGGCACCTGCGGGGGCCGGGCGGTCAGGACGagccgggcagggccgggcggggcggcgggggcacCGGGCACACCTACCTGGAGGCGGCGGTGCAGGAGGCGGGCGGTGAGCGGCGAGCAGTACAGCGGGCGGCTCCAGGTACTGGACAGCCCCACCGTGTGGTCCGAGTGCATGTGCGACAGGAAGAAGAGGCGGGCGCCGCCCGCCCTCCGCACGCTCCAGAAGTCCACGGCGATGGGCGTACCGGGGATCACGGTCCCGCTCATGGCGGCCGCCCGCcgggggcagcagctccctccccgcCGCTTCCCGCCGAATTTGGTGGGCGGCGCCGCGCAAGCGCAGACGGCGCGGCACGGGGCCGAGTCGCAcgtcaggggcggggcgggaATGCGTGCGCAGCGCGCTGGGCGGGGCTCAGGCGTCACgtcggggcgcggcgggggcgcgTGCGCGGGGCGTGGCGGGGCGTGGCAGCGGgcccgagccgagccgagccgagccgggacCGGAACCGGACCATGCCGTACCTGGGCGGTGAGGACGCGCTGCGGGAGCTACGCCGGGCCCTGGCCAACCCGCACGTGCAAGCGGATCGGCTGCGGTACCGCGCCGCCGTCTTGCGCGTTATCCGGTAAGGCGGGAGGGGCGGGaggcggccgcggcgggggccggggccgggtcGGGCCGCGCTGAGCGATGTCTCCGCCGCAGGCACATGGCGCAGGGAGCGGACGTGTCGGGGCTGTTCCCGGAGATGGTGAAGGCCAGCGCGGCGGCCGACgtggtgcagaagaagctggtgTCGTTGTACGTGCGGGCGCAGGCCCCGCGGCAGCCGCAGCTGGCGCTGCTGGCCGTCAACACGCTGCGCAAGGACTGcgcccaccccagccccgccgTGAGAGGGCTCGCCCTCCGCAGCCTGTGCGGCCTCAGGTGGgacggggccggggccggggctggggccggggcggcggaaGGGGTATGGGGatggggccggggctggggccggggctgaGGCCCGCTGACgcccggccgcccgcccgcagGATGCCCGGCATTCAGGAGTACCTGCGGCAGCCCCTCCTCAGCGGCCTGCGGGACAAGGCCTCCTACGTGCGGAGAGCGGCCGTGCTGGGCTGCGCCAAGCTGCTGAAGCTGCAAGGGGACTCCGAAGTGGGTAAGGGGGCTGCCCTCCCCGGTGGATGGTGCCCGCCGGAGTTGGGGCATACGGCTGCTGGAAGCGCGTCCGGGCCGGTGGTTTGTCTGGGTTTTGCTGCGTATTGAATCGTTCATGAAACACCAGGCACTGCCAGGTGCCGTGTCTGCGTGCCCCTTCCGTACCTGCCTCCTGCAATGCCTGGCCGTTTCCGCGGTCTCTGATCAGCCGGGTGCCGTTCTCGCATCCGCAGACCTTCAGGAAAAGCTGTGTCGAGGGCGGGTGTTACTGTAGAGCTGGATGTTTTGTTGACTGCTTCTCCCAGTTCAAGCCATATCTGTGGTTTGTGATAGGTGCTTACAGGCATTAAATTGCAACGTGTCAACAGAACTAGATATAGAGacctctgcttctctgcagatGGGGCGTTGGTGAACGAGCTATACAGTTTGCTTCGTGATCAGGATCCTATTGTCGTCGTGAATTGTCTGAGGGCCTTAGAAGAGATCTtgaagaaggagggaggagtTGTCATCAACAAACCCATCGCCCACCATCTCCTCAACAGGTTTGCTGTCTTTGAGATTTAGATGGTGCTGGAAGCTTCGTTCTTGTTCTTGCATTTCGCATGCTAGCAAAACAGGTATTTCTGGGCTCCTGTCAGAACTTGAAGGGAAAAGTCAGGCACCCGAAGGTGGGGGTGCCCATCCTAAGAGAGACCAAATTACTGTTATGCTAAGATCTTAAGAGAAATCTGAGATGCCCTGCTTTTCCAGGGAGTCATCGCTTCAgctggttgtttgttttggagttGTAAGTTAATGTGATtaggggttggtttttttggtgacagTATGCACGATATATTTGTGGGATGGGTATGTTCTAGTACGTCTCTCCTAATCCATTGAAAGAGATGTAACTTATCCATTGCTTGAAGAAATTAACGTTTCTGCAGATGATTCTACATGATCTGGCAAAAGAGGGGTATTGCTCTGCACAGGGATCTTGTCAACGTTGCTGTCTGGCTTAGAGCACCAGCAAAAGTGCATGTGACTGATACTGCGTTAAGCCTATGGGCACAAACTGGTCAACTCTCTTGAGTTAAAATTGTGGTATCTACTTCTGAAGCATAGCGTTTGGTTTGGAACAGACACTGTAAGAAACTCGGATGCTAAGGCCTCTATTCTGCACCGTGCAGACCTTCGTGCGCTTCTTGACTCCTGCAAACTGTGTTTATTCTCTTGGCAGGATGGCTGATCTGGATCAATGGGGGCAAAGTGAGGTGCTCACCTTCCTTCTGCGTTACAGACCCCGCAGTGAGGAGGAACTCTTCGACATACTCAATTTACTGGATGGCTAtctcaaaagcagcagccccagcgTTGTGATGGCAGCCACCAAGCTTTTCCTAATGCTGGCCAGGGAGTACCCACATGTGCAGACAGATGTTTTGGTGAGAGTGAAGGGACCACTGCTGTCAGCCTGCACTTCTGAGAGCAGGGAGCTCTGCTTCACTGCGCTGTGCCATGTGCGTCAGATCCTTGGTAGCCTTCCTGGCCATTTTAGCAGCCACTACAAAAAGTTCTTCTGTTCGTATTCAGAGCCCCACTACATCAAATGCCAGAAGATGGAGGTGTTGTGTGAGCTGGTGAATGATGAAAATGTACAGCAAGTACTGGAGGAGCTGAAGGGCTATTGCACCGATGTATCAGTAGAGCTTGCCCAAGGGGCAATCTTCGCCATAGGTAAGAGCTGTGTCTTGCCTCAGGAGCAGCCGCAGCCCCAGACCTTTAAGGCAGGCCTTTCTCTGCTCAAGTATGTCTGGGCAAATGCCAAATAACTGGTCTGTGCTGAAGCAGAACAGCCTCCTGTAGACCAGCCTCCCCGGGAACGTTTTGTGCGAGCGTGTTTCTAAACCGTGATTGTGCCGATGCTTTCAGAAGTCCTGGTATTGAACTGTTTCAGGTTGCGCATGATGTCCTTGAATCTCGTTCAAGTGTCTGTGCTCTGATGAGATGCTGTAAAGAAATAGTGTCATTTCATCTTATTAATGAGCTTTACAGTGTTGAATGAAACTGCGTAGTGGGTGGAGGAGCTGCTCTAATACCTGCTTGGTCTTTGAGTTGTGATGGGGACAGAGTTAAGGTGACTTGgagtgcttttgtttttgtaagCTTTAAAATAGGTGTTTCTATAGTATTCATAAGGAGAAAGCCAGGTTTGCTGAAATGCCTTTCTTATGTCTTACGTTTAAGAAAAGTTCAGACTTCTTTTGAGGCGTGGCTTCAGAGAAAGGAACATATCCCTTGTGTGGGAAACAAGCTTGTTTGactacattttcagaaattgtagtctaaagggaaaagaggaagactGTTTCTTTAAAGTGAGTTTGTAATG
Coding sequences:
- the DCLRE1B gene encoding 5' exonuclease Apollo, producing MSGTVIPGTPIAVDFWSVRRAGGARLFFLSHMHSDHTVGLSSTWSRPLYCSPLTARLLHRRLQVPTCWIRPLEVGQSHVLGEEVTVTLLDSNHCPGSVMFLFEGAFGTILYTGDFRYTSSMQGEPALRGRHIDRLYLDNTHCHPHRPLPSRQGATRQAAHVIRTHPRHQVVIGVYSLGKETLLVDLAVEFSTWVVVSPWRLEQMRLLELPDVFTTEEGAGWIRAVDVTEIRWDTLVSWNTLHPTIAILPTGRPVKVTHPNIHPIPYSDHSSFSELCEFVKWLKPCSVIPIVKGGMCQAYFQKYLSSAPQTLPDLKIPKPVQEPVQQQSKRKGQEPMSLLQRAAWCSGPRGVVYESPEEHTEKTEEFAGTKVPQQNYCESAFCSKEGCTCHTGKEKGKEELSGEQPGAAGAASAVSQAPVPDEHFPTGFAEQYLLTPLNVLKQNSSQKFDKLVEDFFRRGEAS
- the AP4B1 gene encoding AP-4 complex subunit beta-1 isoform X1, yielding MPYLGGEDALRELRRALANPHVQADRLRYRAAVLRVIRHMAQGADVSGLFPEMVKASAAADVVQKKLVSLYVRAQAPRQPQLALLAVNTLRKDCAHPSPAVRGLALRSLCGLRMPGIQEYLRQPLLSGLRDKASYVRRAAVLGCAKLLKLQGDSEVDGALVNELYSLLRDQDPIVVVNCLRALEEILKKEGGVVINKPIAHHLLNRMADLDQWGQSEVLTFLLRYRPRSEEELFDILNLLDGYLKSSSPSVVMAATKLFLMLAREYPHVQTDVLVRVKGPLLSACTSESRELCFTALCHVRQILGSLPGHFSSHYKKFFCSYSEPHYIKCQKMEVLCELVNDENVQQVLEELKGYCTDVSVELAQGAIFAIGNIARTYTEQCVGILTELLGLQQEHITSAVVQAFRDLVWLCPQCTDAVCRALPSCEDAIQDSEGKQALIWLLGTHGEKVPNAPYVLEDFVENVKSEMFPAVKMELLTALVRLFLSRPAECQDMLGRLLYYCIEEEMDMAVRDRGLFYYRLLQSGVEEVKRVLCSPKSDPSLGLLEDQTERPVNTWASEFNTLALVYGRERWALVTAYQPAEPSYACSPCTDSRSRDTESLISEESKEILKAHPDTGNLTLISDVYLTAEEFEKTWLSLEVSCHLSLPWCGTVQPDAIQTALHVVHIQTIAMSKAGVQPWKAYLSAQDDTGCLFLTELLLEAADSEMQVSVKQSEAKPEALQTFISVLRTVMGAVAGLGS